A single region of the Mycobacteriales bacterium genome encodes:
- a CDS encoding helix-turn-helix transcriptional regulator, producing the protein MADVPGVPLPDGVAETAPIFVISVAAQLSGMHPQTLRQYDRIGLVSPGRAPGRGRRYSARDIAQLREVQRLSQEEGVNLAGVKRILDLDNHVRALRRRIAELQDELEASRREATRLAGDVERKYRRDLVPVPDAGRQGAVVVWRPQPRR; encoded by the coding sequence GTGGCTGACGTCCCCGGGGTGCCGCTGCCTGACGGTGTCGCCGAGACCGCGCCGATCTTCGTGATCTCGGTCGCGGCGCAGCTGTCCGGCATGCACCCGCAGACGCTTCGGCAGTACGACCGGATCGGCCTTGTGTCACCGGGCCGTGCGCCCGGCCGTGGCCGTCGCTACTCCGCCCGCGACATCGCCCAGCTCCGTGAGGTGCAGCGCTTGTCGCAGGAGGAGGGCGTCAACCTCGCCGGCGTCAAGCGCATCCTCGACCTCGACAACCACGTCCGGGCGCTGCGCCGCCGCATCGCCGAGCTGCAGGACGAGCTCGAAGCCAGCCGGCGCGAGGCGACCCGGCTGGCCGGCGACGTCGAGCGCAAGTACCGCCGTGACCTCGTGCCGGTGCCCGACGCCGGCCGGCAGGGCGCCGTCGTCGTCTGGCGGCCGCAGCCCCGCCGCTAG
- the grpE gene encoding nucleotide exchange factor GrpE, with product MTDRRRIDPDTGTLRVPVPPSTDEGVAAVDEGAATGPAALQVADLERQLAERTDDLQRVSADYANYRRRVDRDRAAVGEQALASVLIGLLPVLDDIERARAHGELVGGFQKVAEGLEATLSKLGLEAFGEAGEPFDPTVHEALMHRLSPDVTETTCVEVLQRGYRIGERVIRPARVAVADPEPAAPATPTSEDDDE from the coding sequence GTGACCGACAGGCGCCGCATCGATCCCGACACCGGGACGTTGCGGGTGCCGGTCCCGCCGAGCACGGATGAGGGGGTGGCCGCCGTCGACGAGGGGGCGGCCACCGGCCCGGCCGCGCTGCAGGTTGCCGACCTGGAGCGGCAGCTCGCCGAACGCACGGACGACCTGCAGCGCGTCAGCGCCGACTACGCCAACTACCGGCGTCGCGTCGACCGCGACCGGGCCGCCGTCGGGGAGCAGGCGCTGGCGAGCGTGCTCATCGGCCTGCTGCCCGTGCTCGACGACATCGAACGGGCGCGAGCCCACGGCGAGCTCGTCGGCGGCTTCCAGAAGGTCGCCGAGGGCCTCGAGGCCACGTTGAGCAAGCTCGGCCTGGAGGCGTTCGGGGAGGCGGGCGAGCCGTTCGACCCGACCGTCCACGAGGCGCTGATGCACCGGTTGTCGCCGGACGTCACCGAGACGACCTGCGTCGAGGTGCTGCAGCGCGGCTACCGCATCGGCGAGCGGGTGATCCGCCCGGCACGCGTCGCGGTGGCCGACCCCGAGCCGGCCGCGCCGGCGACGCCGACGAGCGAGGACGACGACGAGTAG
- the dnaJ gene encoding molecular chaperone DnaJ: protein MSTRDYIEKDYYAALGVPKDASAAEIKKAYRKLARQYHPDANKGDAKAEEKFKEISEAYAVLSDETKRKEYDEARALFSRGGFRVPGGAGGAGGFDLGDLFGGGAGGAGGGLGDIFGGIFTGGRRTAAPRRGADVEAESTLSFADAVSGVTVPLRLRSPHSCTTCNGTGARPGTAPRVCPTCSGTGVVSRGAGGFAFSEPCRECRGRGLLVDDPCPTCGGGGQTISERTLQVRIPAGVADGQRIRLRGKGEPGERGGPAGDLLVLVHVQPDKVFGRKGDHLTVTVPVTFPEAALGATVKVPTLGGAPVTVKIPAGTSSGRVLRVRGKGVPKRSATKTGDTSARGDLLVTVEVAVPQELTDEARQALEAYAAAQPEDPRADLTGAAGRG, encoded by the coding sequence ATGAGCACTCGCGACTACATCGAGAAGGACTACTACGCCGCGCTCGGCGTCCCCAAGGACGCGTCGGCCGCGGAGATCAAGAAGGCCTACCGCAAGCTTGCGCGGCAGTACCACCCCGACGCCAACAAGGGCGACGCCAAGGCGGAGGAGAAGTTCAAGGAGATCTCCGAGGCCTACGCCGTCCTCTCCGACGAGACCAAGCGCAAGGAGTACGACGAGGCCCGCGCGCTGTTCTCCCGCGGCGGGTTCCGGGTGCCCGGCGGCGCCGGTGGTGCCGGCGGCTTCGACCTCGGGGACCTGTTCGGTGGCGGGGCGGGCGGTGCCGGCGGCGGGCTCGGCGACATCTTCGGCGGCATCTTCACCGGTGGCCGGCGTACGGCCGCACCGCGGCGGGGTGCCGACGTGGAGGCGGAGTCGACGCTGTCGTTCGCCGACGCGGTCTCCGGGGTCACGGTCCCGCTGCGGCTGCGCAGCCCGCACTCCTGCACGACGTGCAACGGCACCGGCGCTCGGCCGGGCACGGCGCCGCGGGTCTGCCCTACCTGCAGCGGCACCGGAGTGGTGTCGCGCGGCGCCGGCGGGTTCGCGTTCTCCGAGCCCTGTCGGGAGTGCCGCGGCCGCGGGTTGCTCGTCGACGACCCGTGCCCGACCTGCGGCGGCGGCGGGCAGACGATCAGCGAGCGGACCTTGCAGGTCCGCATCCCGGCAGGAGTTGCCGACGGCCAGCGGATCCGCCTGCGCGGCAAGGGCGAGCCGGGCGAGCGTGGCGGCCCGGCAGGTGACCTGCTGGTGCTGGTGCACGTGCAGCCCGACAAGGTCTTCGGGCGCAAGGGCGACCACCTGACGGTTACCGTGCCCGTGACGTTCCCCGAAGCGGCGCTCGGCGCGACGGTCAAGGTGCCGACGCTCGGAGGCGCGCCGGTCACCGTGAAGATCCCCGCCGGCACGTCGAGCGGCCGGGTGCTGCGGGTGCGCGGCAAGGGCGTCCCGAAGCGGTCGGCCACCAAGACCGGCGACACCAGCGCACGCGGCGACCTGCTGGTCACCGTCGAGGTCGCCGTGCCGCAGGAGCTCACCGACGAGGCACGCCAGGCGCTGGAGGCCTACGCCGCGGCGCAGCCCGAGGACCCGCGGGCCGACCTGACCGGGGCGGCCGGCCGTGGCTGA